A window from Prochlorococcus marinus CUG1435 encodes these proteins:
- a CDS encoding cob(I)yrinic acid a,c-diamide adenosyltransferase, producing the protein MVISSSNNYSKRNLDVLEISNVNKKNVKRFTQNGQIQIYQSPHRGSYSSIISDSLRNAAFGRKVLLVQFMKGGENQGIANSVKLCGNLTWVRSSHSFDQYNSEEIENNKNLKKSIHESIFELWNFCKKELLSGENDQIILDEISLAIEMKIIDKDDLISTLENRFISGDVILTGTSMPNDLILMANQITELRS; encoded by the coding sequence ATGGTAATCAGCTCATCTAACAATTATTCCAAAAGAAATCTTGATGTTTTAGAAATAAGTAACGTTAACAAAAAAAACGTAAAACGATTTACACAAAACGGGCAAATACAAATCTATCAGTCTCCACATAGAGGAAGTTATTCCTCTATCATCAGTGACTCGCTAAGAAATGCTGCTTTTGGTAGGAAAGTACTTTTAGTACAGTTTATGAAAGGAGGAGAAAACCAAGGGATTGCTAATTCAGTAAAGCTTTGTGGAAATTTAACTTGGGTAAGATCATCACATTCCTTTGATCAATATAATTCTGAAGAAATTGAAAATAATAAAAATTTAAAAAAATCTATTCATGAATCAATTTTCGAATTATGGAATTTTTGCAAAAAAGAGTTACTTTCTGGTGAAAATGATCAAATCATCCTTGATGAAATTTCTCTTGCTATTGAAATGAAGATTATCGATAAGGATGATTTGATTTCAACACTTGAAAACCGATTTATATCAGGAGATGTAATCCTAACAGGAACAAGTATGCCTAACGATCTAATATTAATGGCTAACCAAATTACAGAACTACGCTCTTAA